A single genomic interval of Microbacterium sp. LWO14-1.2 harbors:
- a CDS encoding PhoH family protein codes for MRTCVLDTSVLLSDPQALFRFAEHSVVLPVVVITELEGKRHDPEIGYFARQALRHLDDLRIEHGRLDFPVEVGEGGTLRVELANTDTSVLPAGIRLSDNDSRILSVAMHLAQDGQDVTIVSKDLPMRVKAASLGLRAEEYLAEQAVDSGWTGITTLDLSGDEISDLYESEVGISEEARGLPVNTGLIIHSERGSALGRVTGDGEYRLVRGDRDIFGMHGRSAEQRIAIDLLLDPEVGIVSLGGRAGTGKSALALCAGLEAVLERQQQKKIIVFRPLFAVGGQELGYLPGDQGEKMGPWGQAVFDTLGSVVSGNVMEEVVERGLLEVLPLTHIRGRSLHDAFVIVDEAQSLERNVLLTVLSRMGQNSRVILTHDVGQRDNLRVGRHDGIASVIETLKGHDLFAHVTLMRSERSAIAALVTELLEGGELS; via the coding sequence CTGCGCACCTGCGTGCTCGACACCTCGGTCCTGCTGAGCGATCCGCAGGCCCTGTTCCGTTTCGCGGAGCACTCCGTCGTCCTCCCGGTCGTCGTCATCACCGAGCTCGAGGGCAAGCGCCACGACCCCGAGATCGGCTACTTCGCGCGCCAGGCCCTCCGCCACCTCGACGACCTGCGCATCGAGCATGGTCGCCTCGACTTCCCGGTCGAGGTCGGGGAGGGGGGAACGCTGCGCGTCGAGCTCGCCAACACCGACACCTCCGTGCTGCCCGCCGGCATCCGACTCAGCGACAACGACAGCCGGATCCTGTCCGTCGCGATGCACCTCGCCCAGGACGGGCAGGACGTCACCATCGTCTCGAAGGATCTGCCGATGCGCGTGAAGGCCGCGTCGCTGGGCCTGCGCGCCGAGGAGTACCTCGCCGAGCAGGCCGTCGACTCCGGCTGGACGGGGATCACCACGCTCGACCTGTCGGGCGACGAGATCAGCGACCTGTACGAGAGCGAGGTGGGGATCAGCGAGGAGGCCCGCGGCCTGCCCGTGAACACGGGACTGATCATCCACTCCGAGCGCGGCTCGGCGCTGGGGCGCGTCACGGGGGACGGCGAGTACCGCCTCGTGCGCGGTGACCGCGACATCTTCGGCATGCACGGCCGCTCCGCCGAGCAGCGCATCGCGATCGACCTGCTGCTCGACCCGGAGGTCGGCATCGTCTCGCTCGGCGGACGCGCGGGAACGGGCAAGTCCGCTCTCGCGCTCTGCGCGGGTCTCGAGGCCGTGCTCGAACGGCAGCAGCAGAAGAAGATCATCGTCTTCCGCCCGCTGTTCGCCGTCGGAGGCCAGGAGCTCGGCTACCTGCCTGGAGACCAGGGCGAGAAGATGGGACCGTGGGGCCAGGCCGTGTTCGACACGCTCGGATCGGTCGTCTCGGGCAACGTCATGGAAGAGGTCGTCGAGCGCGGGCTGCTGGAGGTGCTGCCGCTCACGCACATCCGCGGACGCTCGCTGCATGACGCCTTCGTGATCGTCGACGAGGCGCAGTCGCTCGAACGGAACGTGCTCCTCACGGTGCTGAGCCGGATGGGACAGAACTCGCGCGTGATCCTCACCCACGACGTGGGCCAGCGCGACAACCTCCGGGTCGGACGCCACGACGGCATCGCCAGCGTGATCGAGACCCTGAAGGGGCACGACCTGTTCGCCCACGTCACGCTCATGCGCTCGGAGCGCTCGGCGATCGCCGCGCTCGTCACCGAGCTGCTGGAGGGCGGCGAGCTCAGCTAG
- a CDS encoding isoprenyl transferase — MSRDGQGRGPLYRLYTSRLRRHIDPASVPHHVAMMIDGNRRWARQLGYDTPAEGHRAGAAKMREFLGWCDELGIRVVSLYLLSSDNLRKRDSAELADLIEIIAELAEALSQEGNWRVKHVGRSDILPPELARVLDDAQERTKDHTGMHVNLAVGYGGRNEIVDAVRSIVTAHQASGGTIEDLAAHLTPEMIGEHLYTGGQPDPDLVIRTSGEQRLSDFLLWQSAHSEFYFVEALGPDLRQVDFIRAIRDYADRDRRFGR, encoded by the coding sequence ATGTCACGTGATGGTCAGGGGCGGGGGCCGCTGTACCGCCTCTACACCAGCCGGCTGCGCCGCCACATCGATCCGGCGTCCGTTCCGCATCACGTCGCCATGATGATCGACGGCAACCGTCGATGGGCACGGCAGCTCGGCTACGACACCCCTGCGGAGGGGCACCGTGCCGGCGCCGCCAAGATGCGCGAGTTCCTCGGCTGGTGCGACGAGCTGGGCATCCGGGTCGTGTCGCTCTACCTGCTGTCGAGCGACAACCTGCGCAAGCGTGACTCCGCGGAGCTCGCCGACCTCATCGAGATCATCGCGGAGCTCGCCGAGGCACTGTCGCAGGAGGGCAACTGGCGCGTCAAGCACGTCGGACGCTCCGACATCCTCCCGCCGGAGCTCGCGCGCGTGCTCGACGATGCGCAGGAGCGCACGAAGGATCACACCGGTATGCACGTCAACCTCGCGGTCGGCTACGGCGGACGCAACGAGATCGTCGACGCGGTGCGCAGCATCGTCACGGCGCATCAGGCGTCCGGCGGGACGATCGAAGACCTCGCTGCCCACCTCACGCCGGAGATGATCGGGGAGCACCTCTACACGGGCGGACAGCCCGATCCCGACCTGGTCATCCGCACGAGCGGCGAACAGCGGCTCAGCGACTTCCTGCTGTGGCAGAGCGCCCACAGCGAGTTCTACTTCGTCGAGGCGCTCGGCCCGGATCTGCGGCAGGTGGACTTCATCCGCGCCATCCGCGACTACGCCGACCGCGACCGCCGATTCGGCCGCTGA
- a CDS encoding hemolysin III family protein: MSTPDASAPDLPQLPLLEEAADDAHVEIKPTWRGWIHAGTFPVAIAAGIVLIVFAQGGAAKWAAAVFMASSLLLFGNSAVYHRFNWGSTVKVVLKRIDHANILLLIAGTYTPLAVLALPPEKGMLLLILVWSGALLGILFRVFWINAPRWLYVALYLLLGWAAVMYIVDLLNANVAMMVLVIVGGLLYTGGAVVYALKKPNPWPGHFGFHEIFHVCTVLAFLCHWTACLLIALEPLSPSLGA; this comes from the coding sequence GTGAGCACTCCCGACGCCTCCGCCCCCGATCTTCCCCAGCTGCCGCTGCTCGAAGAGGCGGCCGATGACGCGCACGTCGAGATCAAGCCCACGTGGCGCGGCTGGATCCATGCCGGGACATTCCCCGTCGCGATCGCCGCCGGGATCGTCCTGATCGTCTTCGCCCAGGGCGGTGCCGCGAAGTGGGCCGCCGCCGTCTTCATGGCCTCGTCGCTGCTGCTGTTCGGCAACTCCGCCGTCTACCACCGCTTCAACTGGGGCTCCACGGTCAAGGTCGTCCTCAAGCGCATCGATCACGCGAACATCCTGCTGCTCATCGCCGGCACGTACACTCCCCTCGCCGTACTAGCGCTGCCGCCCGAGAAGGGGATGCTGCTGCTCATCCTCGTGTGGAGCGGGGCGCTGCTCGGCATCCTGTTCCGGGTGTTCTGGATCAACGCGCCGCGCTGGCTGTACGTCGCCCTGTACCTGCTGCTCGGCTGGGCGGCCGTGATGTACATCGTCGATCTGCTGAACGCCAACGTCGCGATGATGGTGCTCGTCATCGTCGGCGGACTGCTCTACACGGGCGGCGCCGTGGTCTACGCGCTGAAGAAGCCGAACCCGTGGCCGGGCCACTTCGGGTTCCACGAGATCTTCCACGTGTGCACCGTGCTGGCGTTCCTGTGCCACTGGACGGCGTGCCTGCTCATCGCTCTCGAGCCGCTGTCGCCCTCGCTGGGCGCCTGA
- a CDS encoding DUF4307 domain-containing protein, whose amino-acid sequence MTTAQQLDDRYGRTRRRKAPWIVLISVAVLLVGAFGWSVVTEQMNNVDSDDLGFDLVDEHTVDVRFQITGAQGKDVVCVVEALDEEFGVVGWKVVEIPASDSHAQALSTTVPTVAEATTGLVNSCWVA is encoded by the coding sequence GTGACGACCGCACAGCAGCTCGACGACCGCTATGGACGTACCCGCAGACGGAAAGCGCCGTGGATCGTGCTCATCTCCGTGGCCGTGCTCCTCGTCGGGGCCTTCGGCTGGTCGGTCGTGACGGAGCAGATGAACAACGTCGACTCGGACGATCTGGGTTTCGACCTCGTCGACGAGCACACGGTCGACGTGCGCTTCCAGATCACCGGCGCGCAGGGCAAGGACGTCGTGTGCGTCGTCGAGGCGCTCGACGAGGAGTTCGGCGTGGTCGGCTGGAAGGTCGTCGAGATCCCGGCATCCGACTCCCACGCCCAGGCGCTGTCGACCACCGTGCCCACCGTCGCGGAGGCGACGACGGGTTTGGTGAACAGCTGCTGGGTCGCCTAG
- the greA gene encoding transcription elongation factor GreA, with protein sequence MSTDAQVPFLTQEAYDRLVAELEHLSTTGREEIAKRIEAAREEGDLKENGGYHAAKDEQGKQEARIRTLEGLLKTAKVGEAPPSRGIVEPGTVVTAVVAGGEEVFLLGSREIAAGSDLDVYSEASPLGQAILGLKVGEKSSYEAPNGRSISVEIVNVETYTG encoded by the coding sequence ATGTCTACTGACGCTCAGGTTCCCTTCCTCACGCAGGAAGCCTACGACCGGCTCGTCGCCGAGCTGGAGCACCTGTCGACGACGGGTCGCGAGGAGATCGCCAAGCGCATCGAGGCCGCCCGCGAAGAGGGCGACCTCAAGGAGAACGGCGGCTACCACGCCGCGAAGGACGAGCAGGGCAAGCAGGAGGCCCGCATCCGCACCCTCGAGGGTTTGCTGAAGACCGCGAAGGTCGGCGAGGCTCCGCCCAGCCGCGGCATCGTCGAGCCGGGCACGGTCGTCACGGCCGTCGTCGCGGGCGGCGAAGAGGTCTTCCTGCTCGGCAGCCGCGAGATCGCGGCCGGCAGCGACCTCGACGTCTACAGCGAGGCGAGCCCGCTCGGCCAGGCCATCCTCGGACTCAAGGTCGGCGAGAAGTCGTCGTACGAGGCGCCGAACGGCCGCTCGATCTCGGTCGAGATCGTCAACGTCGAGACCTACACCGGCTGA
- the ilvA gene encoding threonine ammonia-lyase, whose product MSAVPSLTEFEHAAQSLAEVIMHTPTLPSRALTDVLGSPVMLKMENLQRTGSFKIRGAAYRLSRLSAEERARGVVAASAGNHAQGVALAAQALGIPATIFMPIGVPVPKLLATRNYGAEVVLEGETVATSLRLAAEFAERTGAVLIHPFDHRDIVIGQGTLGLELLDDAPEVDTIVLGIGGGGLIAGVAAAAKLRAAERGRSIRIVGVQAENAAAMLPSLEAGRPVDIETRPTIADGILVARPGAIPFDIIKDLVDEVVTVSDDDLARAILILLEQTRVVAEPAGAAGVAAILAGKVQSSGTTMAVLSGGNIDPLLLQRVVSHGLAASGRYLTIRIPLPDRPGQLARVSELIAEAGANVIEAMHTRHGHGLQINDVILELSVETRGPEHSDFTLETLRREGFVPMVVPD is encoded by the coding sequence ATGAGCGCAGTCCCCAGCCTGACCGAGTTCGAGCACGCCGCTCAGAGTCTGGCTGAGGTGATCATGCACACGCCGACCCTGCCGTCGCGCGCGCTGACCGATGTCCTCGGCTCGCCCGTGATGCTCAAGATGGAGAACCTGCAGCGTACCGGATCCTTCAAGATCCGCGGCGCCGCCTACCGTCTGTCGCGGCTCAGCGCCGAGGAGCGCGCACGCGGCGTCGTGGCGGCGTCGGCCGGCAACCATGCGCAGGGCGTCGCCCTCGCCGCGCAGGCGCTCGGCATCCCCGCGACCATCTTCATGCCGATCGGCGTCCCGGTGCCGAAGCTCCTCGCGACCCGCAACTACGGAGCGGAGGTGGTGCTCGAGGGCGAGACCGTCGCGACCTCGCTGCGACTGGCCGCCGAGTTCGCCGAGCGCACCGGTGCCGTGCTCATCCACCCGTTCGACCACCGCGACATCGTGATCGGTCAGGGCACGCTCGGTCTCGAGCTTCTCGACGACGCCCCCGAAGTCGACACGATCGTGCTCGGCATCGGCGGCGGCGGCCTCATCGCCGGCGTCGCGGCCGCCGCCAAGCTGCGCGCCGCCGAACGCGGCAGGTCGATCCGCATCGTCGGCGTGCAGGCCGAGAACGCCGCTGCCATGCTTCCGTCTCTCGAAGCGGGGCGTCCCGTCGACATCGAGACGCGACCCACCATCGCCGACGGCATCCTCGTCGCGCGCCCCGGAGCGATCCCCTTCGACATCATCAAGGATCTCGTCGACGAGGTCGTCACCGTCTCCGACGACGATCTGGCGCGAGCGATCCTCATCCTGCTCGAGCAGACCAGGGTCGTCGCCGAGCCGGCGGGCGCAGCGGGCGTCGCCGCGATCCTCGCGGGGAAGGTGCAGTCGTCGGGCACGACGATGGCGGTGCTGTCGGGAGGCAACATCGACCCGCTGCTGCTGCAGCGCGTCGTGTCGCACGGACTCGCCGCCTCCGGCCGCTACCTCACCATCCGCATCCCGCTGCCCGACCGCCCCGGCCAGCTCGCGCGGGTGTCGGAGCTCATCGCCGAGGCGGGAGCCAACGTCATCGAGGCCATGCACACCCGCCACGGTCACGGGCTGCAGATCAACGACGTCATCCTGGAGCTCAGCGTCGAGACGCGCGGACCGGAGCACTCCGACTTCACGCTCGAGACGTTGCGGCGCGAGGGGTTCGTGCCGATGGTGGTGCCCGACTGA
- a CDS encoding AI-2E family transporter, which yields MSEEQRPRLRDLFRPRPISTDRTVTTPADEAVPRGLRISAAYAWRLLLIAAVVAGFIWIVIQLKLLVIPLMVSILITALLWPAFQWMLRHRFPRWAAVAISLIGTIAIVSVLMWLVVWQVRQQLPDVQKRSADAIEQFRQFLLDGPLHLSEAQIQGYIDQGLQIVNEQAQTLLNGALAVGTTAAHVVTGAVLALFILICLLADGGRIWRWTLRLFPRAARPAADAAATNGFATLVNYARTQLFVAAIDAVGIGVGAALLGVPLAIPVAVLVFLGSFVPIVGAVVTGAIAVLLALVYNGPWIALAMLGVVLAVQQLEGHILQPIMMGSAVKVHPLAVVLVVAGGSMVGGIPGALFAVPLAAFVNVAAVTISTGSWRTGDQPDADLIWSTVPRERTRRNR from the coding sequence ATGAGCGAAGAGCAGCGTCCTCGGCTGAGAGACCTCTTCCGGCCGCGCCCGATCTCGACCGACCGCACGGTCACGACACCGGCCGACGAGGCGGTTCCGCGCGGTCTGCGCATCAGCGCCGCCTACGCCTGGCGCCTGCTCCTCATCGCGGCCGTGGTCGCCGGGTTCATCTGGATCGTCATCCAGCTCAAGCTTCTCGTGATCCCGCTCATGGTCAGCATCCTCATCACCGCGCTGCTGTGGCCGGCCTTCCAGTGGATGCTGCGCCACCGGTTCCCGCGGTGGGCTGCCGTCGCCATCTCCCTCATCGGAACCATCGCGATCGTCTCGGTGCTGATGTGGCTCGTCGTGTGGCAGGTGCGTCAGCAGCTCCCCGACGTGCAGAAGCGCAGTGCCGACGCGATCGAGCAGTTCCGCCAGTTCCTGCTCGACGGGCCGTTGCACCTCAGCGAGGCGCAGATCCAGGGCTACATCGATCAGGGCCTGCAGATCGTCAACGAGCAGGCGCAAACCCTGTTGAACGGCGCTCTCGCTGTCGGCACCACCGCGGCGCACGTCGTCACCGGCGCGGTGCTGGCCCTCTTCATCCTCATCTGCCTTCTCGCCGACGGCGGCCGGATCTGGCGGTGGACGCTGCGCCTGTTCCCGCGTGCAGCTCGCCCCGCGGCGGACGCCGCGGCGACCAACGGATTCGCGACCCTCGTCAACTACGCGCGCACGCAGCTCTTCGTCGCCGCGATCGACGCCGTCGGCATCGGGGTCGGCGCGGCCCTACTCGGCGTCCCGCTCGCGATCCCCGTCGCCGTCCTCGTCTTCCTCGGTTCGTTCGTGCCGATCGTCGGCGCCGTCGTCACCGGCGCGATCGCCGTGCTGCTCGCCCTCGTCTACAACGGCCCCTGGATCGCCCTCGCGATGCTCGGTGTCGTGCTCGCAGTGCAGCAGCTCGAGGGACACATCCTGCAGCCGATCATGATGGGATCCGCCGTCAAGGTGCACCCGCTCGCCGTGGTGCTCGTCGTGGCCGGCGGCTCGATGGTCGGCGGCATCCCCGGGGCGCTGTTCGCGGTGCCCCTCGCGGCCTTCGTCAACGTCGCCGCGGTCACCATCAGCACAGGGTCCTGGCGCACGGGCGACCAACCGGACGCCGACCTGATCTGGAGCACAGTCCCGCGCGAGCGGACACGGAGGAATCGATGA
- a CDS encoding crosslink repair DNA glycosylase YcaQ family protein produces MTDTLSSAQARRMALAAQGFSRARPTTAPTTRHIHRVMDRLGVLQIDSVNVFARSHYLPLFSRLGSYDPALLDRVFLSRTTHYVEYLAHEATFIPVEDWPLWRFRMERFRRRGADPDSWASQNAQTLSWVLDELRAQGPLRPADLRADAPRERGTWWDWDDVKLALEHLWRTGDVAISGRKGFERSYALAEHVIPDHVRSREVSYDDSIRELIRRAARSSGVATMADLADYYRIRDRATISRAVADLVDEGELAPVRVRGWERNGRPLAAWRHRDAVLPRRIDAAALLTPFDPVVWFRDRALRAFDLDYRIEIYVPAAKRRYGYYSLPVLVGDRVVARVDLKAERATSTLQVQSAWWEPQADAGADAERIASELALAATWQGLEHVSVSGWGTAADGLHRALSALPAASVRRHVHARETGEPGEPEEPGELGGHEESGKPEELEEATR; encoded by the coding sequence GTGACCGACACTCTCAGCTCCGCGCAGGCACGCCGCATGGCGCTCGCGGCCCAGGGCTTCTCCCGCGCCCGGCCGACGACGGCTCCGACGACGCGGCACATCCATCGGGTCATGGACCGTCTCGGCGTTCTGCAAATCGACTCGGTCAACGTGTTCGCGAGGTCGCACTACCTGCCGCTCTTCTCGCGTCTCGGGAGCTACGATCCCGCACTCCTCGACCGGGTCTTCCTCTCGCGCACGACGCACTACGTCGAGTACCTCGCCCACGAGGCCACGTTCATCCCCGTCGAGGACTGGCCGCTGTGGCGCTTCCGCATGGAGAGGTTCCGACGCCGCGGTGCGGACCCGGACTCGTGGGCGAGCCAGAACGCCCAGACCCTCTCCTGGGTCCTCGACGAGCTGCGTGCGCAGGGACCGTTGCGGCCGGCCGACCTGCGCGCCGATGCGCCCCGCGAACGCGGCACGTGGTGGGACTGGGACGACGTGAAGCTGGCGCTGGAGCATCTCTGGCGCACCGGAGACGTCGCGATCAGCGGAAGGAAGGGCTTCGAGCGCAGCTACGCGCTGGCCGAGCACGTCATCCCCGACCACGTCCGTTCGCGCGAGGTCTCGTACGACGACTCCATCCGGGAGCTGATCCGGCGTGCGGCTCGCTCGTCGGGCGTCGCCACGATGGCCGATCTCGCCGACTACTACCGGATCCGCGACCGCGCGACGATCTCGCGCGCCGTGGCCGACCTCGTCGACGAGGGCGAACTCGCGCCCGTCCGAGTGCGCGGATGGGAGCGCAACGGCCGTCCTCTCGCCGCATGGCGGCACCGCGATGCCGTGCTGCCGCGCCGGATCGACGCGGCAGCGCTGCTCACGCCGTTCGACCCGGTGGTGTGGTTCCGCGACCGCGCGCTCCGCGCCTTCGACCTCGACTACCGCATCGAGATCTACGTCCCCGCGGCGAAGCGCCGCTACGGCTACTACTCGCTCCCCGTACTGGTCGGCGACCGGGTGGTGGCCCGCGTCGACCTGAAGGCCGAGCGGGCGACGTCCACTCTGCAGGTGCAGTCGGCGTGGTGGGAGCCGCAGGCGGATGCCGGTGCAGACGCCGAGCGCATCGCGAGCGAACTCGCGCTCGCTGCGACGTGGCAGGGCCTCGAGCACGTGTCGGTCTCGGGCTGGGGAACCGCCGCCGACGGCCTGCACCGCGCCCTCAGCGCCCTGCCTGCCGCGTCGGTGCGCCGACACGTGCATGCGAGGGAGACCGGCGAGCCCGGCGAACCCGAGGAGCCCGGCGAGCTCGGCGGACACGAGGAGAGCGGGAAACCCGAGGAGCTCGAGGAGGCGACGCGGTGA
- a CDS encoding LemA family protein yields MEWLVPVLIVVGVILLVGIYLWATYNSLVQLNVRVDEAWSGITVQLKRRADLIPNLIETVKGYASHEKAVFENVTRARAETLSASGPGEAGIAEGHLQQALRSLFAVAEAYPQLQASQNFLQVQQALVDTEDKIQAARRFYNGGVRELNTKIKVFPNNLFAKGLGFTEREFFEVADSGAISEPPRVQF; encoded by the coding sequence ATGGAATGGCTCGTGCCGGTACTGATCGTCGTCGGAGTGATCCTGCTCGTCGGCATCTACCTGTGGGCGACGTACAACTCGCTGGTGCAGCTCAACGTCCGCGTCGACGAGGCCTGGAGCGGCATCACCGTGCAGCTCAAGCGACGAGCCGACCTGATCCCGAACCTCATCGAGACGGTCAAGGGCTACGCCTCCCATGAGAAGGCCGTGTTCGAGAACGTCACGCGTGCTCGCGCCGAGACGCTGTCGGCAAGCGGGCCGGGCGAGGCGGGCATCGCCGAGGGGCACCTGCAGCAGGCGCTGCGCAGCCTGTTCGCGGTGGCCGAGGCGTACCCGCAGCTGCAGGCGAGCCAGAACTTCCTGCAGGTGCAGCAGGCGCTCGTCGACACCGAGGACAAGATCCAGGCCGCCCGCCGCTTCTACAACGGCGGTGTGCGCGAGCTGAACACGAAGATCAAGGTCTTCCCCAACAACCTCTTTGCCAAGGGGCTCGGCTTCACCGAGCGCGAGTTCTTCGAGGTGGCCGACAGCGGCGCGATCTCCGAGCCGCCTCGCGTGCAGTTCTGA
- a CDS encoding D-arabinono-1,4-lactone oxidase — protein sequence MTRIGGTWQNWGRSAQVAPLRVERPRSPEGVQRAVKAAVAQRLSIKAVGAGHSFTGIAIAPGVLLELDDLQGLVSADAATGRVTLLAGTRLHRVPRLLAAHGLAMQNLGDIDRQSIAGAISTGTHGTGAAFGGLATQVVGITLVTAEGEFLRIDEEHQPELLPAVALGLGALGIIVEVTLQCVPAFVLQAVDRPAPLADVLDTLDERVAASDHFEFYWFPHTEVALTKQQTRLPESARRQPLPRVGKWVDETLLSNGVYRVACAAGQAVPAITPPFSRLAVKVTGDREYTDLSHRVLTQSRTVRFREMEYALPAENVVPAFHAVRALIAQRGWRIEFPIEVRFAAADDRWLSTAHGRASGYIAVHRYWRADPTEYFEAVERIMLDHGGRPHWGKLHTLTAEQLRERYPRFDDFVALRDRLDPERRFTNRYLDRVLGA from the coding sequence GTGACCCGCATCGGCGGCACCTGGCAGAACTGGGGGCGCTCGGCGCAGGTCGCTCCGCTGCGCGTCGAACGTCCGCGCAGTCCGGAGGGCGTGCAGCGCGCGGTCAAGGCCGCCGTCGCGCAACGGCTGAGCATCAAAGCGGTCGGCGCGGGTCACAGCTTCACGGGCATCGCGATCGCGCCCGGTGTGCTCCTGGAACTCGACGACCTGCAGGGTCTGGTCTCGGCGGATGCCGCAACGGGGCGTGTCACGCTGCTCGCCGGCACGCGCCTGCACCGTGTCCCTCGGCTGCTCGCGGCGCACGGCCTCGCGATGCAGAATCTCGGTGACATCGACCGTCAATCGATCGCCGGGGCGATCTCGACCGGCACGCACGGCACGGGCGCGGCGTTCGGCGGGCTCGCGACCCAGGTGGTCGGCATCACCCTCGTCACCGCGGAAGGAGAGTTCCTGCGGATCGACGAGGAGCACCAGCCGGAGTTGCTCCCCGCCGTCGCGCTCGGTCTCGGGGCGCTCGGCATCATCGTCGAGGTCACGCTCCAGTGCGTCCCGGCTTTCGTTCTGCAGGCCGTCGACAGGCCGGCGCCGCTCGCCGACGTGCTCGACACCCTCGATGAGCGCGTCGCGGCATCCGATCACTTCGAGTTCTACTGGTTCCCGCACACCGAGGTCGCCCTGACCAAGCAGCAGACCCGGCTGCCGGAATCGGCGCGGCGTCAGCCGCTGCCGCGCGTGGGGAAGTGGGTCGACGAGACGCTCCTGTCCAACGGCGTCTACCGGGTCGCGTGCGCTGCGGGGCAGGCCGTCCCGGCGATCACGCCGCCGTTCAGCCGCCTCGCTGTGAAGGTCACGGGCGACCGCGAGTACACGGACCTGTCGCACCGTGTGCTGACGCAGAGCCGCACCGTGCGCTTCCGCGAGATGGAGTACGCGCTGCCGGCCGAGAACGTCGTGCCCGCGTTCCACGCCGTGCGTGCGCTGATCGCGCAGCGAGGCTGGCGCATCGAGTTCCCCATCGAGGTGCGGTTCGCCGCCGCCGACGACCGGTGGCTGTCGACAGCACACGGACGTGCGAGCGGATACATCGCCGTGCACCGCTACTGGCGGGCCGACCCCACCGAGTACTTCGAGGCCGTCGAGCGGATCATGCTCGACCACGGCGGCAGGCCGCACTGGGGCAAGCTGCACACGCTGACCGCGGAGCAGTTGCGCGAACGCTACCCGCGGTTCGACGACTTCGTGGCGCTCCGCGACCGCCTCGACCCCGAGCGCCGCTTCACCAACCGGTACCTCGACCGCGTGCTCGGCGCCTGA
- a CDS encoding alanine racemase, protein MLDLTADLSPASEQSPVAPEWHDPARYWPRLSAATGHLPAPVAVIDREALRHNALDMLVRAGGLPIRVASKSVRVRAVLDAVLQLPGYRGILAFTLPEALWLAETHDDIVIGYPTVDRSALAELFASEQAVQRITLMVDDPAHLDLIDSVAPPERRPEIRVAIDADASLRSATLGHIGVRRSALFTAGEVAAFARAIVRRPGFRLVGLQMYEAQIAGQGDSAGADAPVIRLVQARSRAELRDRRAQIVGALTGIAPLEFLNGGGTGSLEFTGSDESLTEASAGSGLLGGHLFDGYRSFRPAPAAAFAFDVVRRPAADIATVLGGGWIASGPAVASRQPRPVWPDGLRTLSREAAGEVQTPLQGPKAAQLGVGDRVWFRHAKSGEPAERIDSYHLVSGDEVVDELPTYRGEGKAFL, encoded by the coding sequence GTGCTCGACCTCACCGCCGACCTGAGCCCCGCATCGGAGCAGTCCCCGGTCGCCCCCGAATGGCACGACCCCGCGCGGTACTGGCCGCGCCTCTCCGCGGCCACGGGTCACCTCCCCGCGCCCGTCGCCGTGATCGATCGCGAGGCACTCCGCCACAACGCGCTCGACATGCTGGTGCGGGCCGGAGGGCTCCCCATCCGCGTGGCGTCGAAGTCCGTGCGTGTGCGCGCCGTGCTCGACGCCGTGCTGCAGCTGCCCGGCTATCGCGGCATCCTCGCCTTCACCCTGCCGGAGGCGCTCTGGCTCGCCGAGACGCACGACGACATCGTGATCGGTTACCCGACGGTCGATCGCTCCGCTCTCGCTGAGCTCTTCGCATCGGAGCAGGCAGTGCAGCGCATCACGCTCATGGTCGACGACCCTGCGCACCTCGATCTCATCGACAGCGTCGCCCCGCCGGAGCGCCGGCCGGAGATCCGTGTCGCGATCGACGCCGACGCCTCGCTCCGGTCCGCGACGCTCGGGCACATCGGCGTCCGTCGCTCCGCACTCTTCACCGCAGGCGAGGTCGCGGCCTTCGCGCGTGCGATCGTGCGCCGCCCCGGCTTCCGCCTCGTCGGCCTGCAGATGTACGAGGCGCAGATCGCAGGACAGGGTGACAGCGCCGGAGCCGACGCCCCCGTCATCCGCCTCGTGCAGGCGCGCTCGCGGGCCGAGCTGCGCGACCGCCGGGCGCAGATCGTCGGCGCTCTCACCGGCATCGCGCCCCTCGAGTTCCTCAACGGCGGCGGCACCGGATCGCTGGAGTTCACGGGCAGCGACGAGTCACTCACCGAGGCGAGTGCGGGGAGCGGACTGCTCGGCGGTCATCTCTTCGACGGCTATCGGTCCTTCCGTCCCGCTCCCGCGGCGGCCTTCGCGTTCGATGTCGTTCGCCGCCCCGCCGCCGACATCGCGACCGTGCTCGGCGGCGGGTGGATCGCCTCGGGCCCGGCCGTCGCTTCGCGACAGCCCCGTCCGGTCTGGCCCGACGGACTGCGCACCCTCTCGCGCGAGGCAGCGGGAGAGGTGCAGACGCCGCTGCAGGGGCCCAAGGCCGCGCAGCTCGGCGTCGGCGACCGCGTGTGGTTCCGTCACGCGAAGAGCGGCGAACCGGCCGAACGCATCGACAGCTACCACCTGGTGTCGGGGGACGAGGTCGTGGACGAACTGCCCACCTACCGCGGCGAGGGGAAGGCGTTCCTGTGA